The following coding sequences lie in one Globicephala melas chromosome 15, mGloMel1.2, whole genome shotgun sequence genomic window:
- the SS18L1 gene encoding calcium-responsive transactivator isoform X2, protein MSVAFASARPRGKGEVTQQTIQKMLDENHHLIQCILDYQSKGKTAECTQYQQILHRNLVYLATIADSNQNMQSLLPAPPTQSLALGPGGLSQSGSGQGLHSQGSLSDAIGAGLPPPSLMQAQIGNGPNHVTLQQTAQSTLPTTSMSMSGSSHGSGPGYSHSGPASQSIPLQGQGAISSYVSRANINMQSNPVSMMHQQAASSHYSAAQGGSQHYQGQSMAMMGQSGQAGSMMGQRPMAPYRPSQQGSSQQYLGQEEYYGGEQYGHGQAASEPMSQQYYPDGHGDYAYQPASYTEQSYDRSFEESTQHYYEGGNSQYSQQQAGYQQGTAQQQTYSQQQYPNQQSYPGQQQGYGPAQGAPSQYSSYQQGQGQQYGSYRASQTGPSAQQQRPYGYEQGQYGNYQQ, encoded by the exons ATGCTGGACGAGAACCACCACCTGATCCAGTGCATCCTGGACTATCAGAGCAAGGGCAAGACGGCCGAGTGCACCCA GTACCAGCAGATCCTGCACCGGAACCTGGTCTACCTGGCCACGATCGCGGATTCTAACCAGAACATGCAGTCCCTGCTGCCCGCC CCACCAACCCAGAGCCTGGCGCTGGGCCCCGGAGGGCTGTCGCAGAGCGGCTCGGGCCAGGGCCTGCACTCGCAGGGCAGCCTCAGCGACGCCATCGGCGCGGGCCTGCCGCCACCCTCCCTCATGCAGGCCCAGATCGGCAACG GTCCGAACCACGTGACCCTGCAGCAGACGGCGCAGAGCACGCTGCCCACCACCTCCATGAGCATGTCCGGCAGCAGCCACGGCTCGGGGCCCGGCTACAGCCACTCGGGACCGGCCTCGCAGAGCATCCCCCTGCAGGGCCAGGGCGCCATCAGCAGCTACGTGTCCCGGGCCAACATCAACATGCAGTCCAACCCAG TGTCCATGATGCACCAGCAGGCAGCCTCGTCCCACTACAGCGCGGCCCAGGGCGGGAGCCAGCACTACCAGGGCCAGTCCATGGCCATGATGGGCCAGAGCGGGCAGGCGGGCAGCATGATGGGGCAGCGGCCCATGGCGCCCTACCGGCCCTCCCAGCAAG GCTCGTCCCAGCAGTACCTGGGCCAGGAGGAGTACTACGGCGGCGAGCAGTACGGCCATGGCCAGGCCGCCTCGGAGCCCATGAGCCAGCAGTACTACCCTGACG GACATGGAGATTACGCCTACCAGCCGGCGTCCTACACGGAGCAGAGCTATGACCGGTCGTTTGAGGAGTCCACGCAGCACTACTACGAGGGCG GAAACTCACAGTACAGCCAGCAGCAGGCGGGGTACCAGCAGGGCACAGCCCAGCAGCAGACGTACTCCCAGCAGCAGTACCCCAACCAGCAGAGCTACCCCGGgcagcagcaaggctatg GGCCTGCCCAGGGCGCCCCCTCGCAGTACTCCAGCTACCAGCAGGGACAAGGCCAGCAATACGGAAGCTACCGAGCGTCTCAGACGGGCCCGTCCGCCCAGCAGCAGCGGCCTTACGGCTACGAGCAG GGCCAGTACGGAAATTACCAGCAGTAA
- the SS18L1 gene encoding calcium-responsive transactivator isoform X1 yields the protein MTLKWTPVRAKCVASGEDSCRASGGQEMLDENHHLIQCILDYQSKGKTAECTQYQQILHRNLVYLATIADSNQNMQSLLPAPPTQSLALGPGGLSQSGSGQGLHSQGSLSDAIGAGLPPPSLMQAQIGNGPNHVTLQQTAQSTLPTTSMSMSGSSHGSGPGYSHSGPASQSIPLQGQGAISSYVSRANINMQSNPVSMMHQQAASSHYSAAQGGSQHYQGQSMAMMGQSGQAGSMMGQRPMAPYRPSQQGSSQQYLGQEEYYGGEQYGHGQAASEPMSQQYYPDGHGDYAYQPASYTEQSYDRSFEESTQHYYEGGNSQYSQQQAGYQQGTAQQQTYSQQQYPNQQSYPGQQQGYGPAQGAPSQYSSYQQGQGQQYGSYRASQTGPSAQQQRPYGYEQASLLPVSRLAAPACVRRDEGFPGRQEKQ from the exons ATGACGCTGAAATGGACACCCGTGCGTGCGAAGTGTGTGGCCTCGGGAGAGGATTCCTGCCGGGCATCGGGAGGCCAGGAG ATGCTGGACGAGAACCACCACCTGATCCAGTGCATCCTGGACTATCAGAGCAAGGGCAAGACGGCCGAGTGCACCCA GTACCAGCAGATCCTGCACCGGAACCTGGTCTACCTGGCCACGATCGCGGATTCTAACCAGAACATGCAGTCCCTGCTGCCCGCC CCACCAACCCAGAGCCTGGCGCTGGGCCCCGGAGGGCTGTCGCAGAGCGGCTCGGGCCAGGGCCTGCACTCGCAGGGCAGCCTCAGCGACGCCATCGGCGCGGGCCTGCCGCCACCCTCCCTCATGCAGGCCCAGATCGGCAACG GTCCGAACCACGTGACCCTGCAGCAGACGGCGCAGAGCACGCTGCCCACCACCTCCATGAGCATGTCCGGCAGCAGCCACGGCTCGGGGCCCGGCTACAGCCACTCGGGACCGGCCTCGCAGAGCATCCCCCTGCAGGGCCAGGGCGCCATCAGCAGCTACGTGTCCCGGGCCAACATCAACATGCAGTCCAACCCAG TGTCCATGATGCACCAGCAGGCAGCCTCGTCCCACTACAGCGCGGCCCAGGGCGGGAGCCAGCACTACCAGGGCCAGTCCATGGCCATGATGGGCCAGAGCGGGCAGGCGGGCAGCATGATGGGGCAGCGGCCCATGGCGCCCTACCGGCCCTCCCAGCAAG GCTCGTCCCAGCAGTACCTGGGCCAGGAGGAGTACTACGGCGGCGAGCAGTACGGCCATGGCCAGGCCGCCTCGGAGCCCATGAGCCAGCAGTACTACCCTGACG GACATGGAGATTACGCCTACCAGCCGGCGTCCTACACGGAGCAGAGCTATGACCGGTCGTTTGAGGAGTCCACGCAGCACTACTACGAGGGCG GAAACTCACAGTACAGCCAGCAGCAGGCGGGGTACCAGCAGGGCACAGCCCAGCAGCAGACGTACTCCCAGCAGCAGTACCCCAACCAGCAGAGCTACCCCGGgcagcagcaaggctatg GGCCTGCCCAGGGCGCCCCCTCGCAGTACTCCAGCTACCAGCAGGGACAAGGCCAGCAATACGGAAGCTACCGAGCGTCTCAGACGGGCCCGTCCGCCCAGCAGCAGCGGCCTTACGGCTACGAGCAGGCAAGCCTTCTGCCCGTTTCCAGACTCGCAGCCCCCGCGTGCGTCAGACGTGACGAAGGTTTCCCTGGTCGTCAAGAGAAACAATAA
- the SS18L1 gene encoding calcium-responsive transactivator isoform X3 produces the protein MSVAFASARPRGKGEVTQQTIQKMLDENHHLIQCILDYQSKGKTAECTQYQQILHRNLVYLATIADSNQNMQSLLPAAQIGNGPNHVTLQQTAQSTLPTTSMSMSGSSHGSGPGYSHSGPASQSIPLQGQGAISSYVSRANINMQSNPVSMMHQQAASSHYSAAQGGSQHYQGQSMAMMGQSGQAGSMMGQRPMAPYRPSQQGSSQQYLGQEEYYGGEQYGHGQAASEPMSQQYYPDGHGDYAYQPASYTEQSYDRSFEESTQHYYEGGNSQYSQQQAGYQQGTAQQQTYSQQQYPNQQSYPGQQQGYGPAQGAPSQYSSYQQGQGQQYGSYRASQTGPSAQQQRPYGYEQGQYGNYQQ, from the exons ATGCTGGACGAGAACCACCACCTGATCCAGTGCATCCTGGACTATCAGAGCAAGGGCAAGACGGCCGAGTGCACCCA GTACCAGCAGATCCTGCACCGGAACCTGGTCTACCTGGCCACGATCGCGGATTCTAACCAGAACATGCAGTCCCTGCTGCCCGCC GCCCAGATCGGCAACG GTCCGAACCACGTGACCCTGCAGCAGACGGCGCAGAGCACGCTGCCCACCACCTCCATGAGCATGTCCGGCAGCAGCCACGGCTCGGGGCCCGGCTACAGCCACTCGGGACCGGCCTCGCAGAGCATCCCCCTGCAGGGCCAGGGCGCCATCAGCAGCTACGTGTCCCGGGCCAACATCAACATGCAGTCCAACCCAG TGTCCATGATGCACCAGCAGGCAGCCTCGTCCCACTACAGCGCGGCCCAGGGCGGGAGCCAGCACTACCAGGGCCAGTCCATGGCCATGATGGGCCAGAGCGGGCAGGCGGGCAGCATGATGGGGCAGCGGCCCATGGCGCCCTACCGGCCCTCCCAGCAAG GCTCGTCCCAGCAGTACCTGGGCCAGGAGGAGTACTACGGCGGCGAGCAGTACGGCCATGGCCAGGCCGCCTCGGAGCCCATGAGCCAGCAGTACTACCCTGACG GACATGGAGATTACGCCTACCAGCCGGCGTCCTACACGGAGCAGAGCTATGACCGGTCGTTTGAGGAGTCCACGCAGCACTACTACGAGGGCG GAAACTCACAGTACAGCCAGCAGCAGGCGGGGTACCAGCAGGGCACAGCCCAGCAGCAGACGTACTCCCAGCAGCAGTACCCCAACCAGCAGAGCTACCCCGGgcagcagcaaggctatg GGCCTGCCCAGGGCGCCCCCTCGCAGTACTCCAGCTACCAGCAGGGACAAGGCCAGCAATACGGAAGCTACCGAGCGTCTCAGACGGGCCCGTCCGCCCAGCAGCAGCGGCCTTACGGCTACGAGCAG GGCCAGTACGGAAATTACCAGCAGTAA